The following are encoded together in the Deinococcus soli (ex Cha et al. 2016) genome:
- a CDS encoding DUF456 domain-containing protein translates to MSLAFLIFLVAWVIGMIGTFVPALPATAIIFIGSVAATLVDGFQPWPDLPFLITFGVITVLIGMIDNVASAWGARKYGGSKQAVWGAIIGGIVGILPIIPFGLIVGPLLGALTAELLIVRKAPMDALRSAWGTLIGLLAGIAAKVVLHLLIGLYELWRLWDPAKSVF, encoded by the coding sequence GTGAGTCTCGCGTTCCTGATCTTCCTCGTCGCGTGGGTGATCGGCATGATCGGCACCTTCGTGCCCGCCCTGCCCGCCACCGCCATCATCTTCATCGGCAGTGTCGCCGCCACCCTGGTGGACGGCTTTCAGCCCTGGCCGGACCTACCGTTCCTGATCACCTTCGGGGTCATCACGGTCCTGATCGGCATGATCGACAACGTCGCCTCCGCCTGGGGCGCCCGCAAGTACGGCGGCAGCAAACAGGCTGTGTGGGGCGCCATCATCGGCGGGATCGTGGGCATCCTGCCGATCATTCCCTTCGGCCTGATCGTCGGGCCGCTGCTGGGCGCCCTGACCGCCGAACTGCTGATCGTGCGCAAGGCGCCCATGGACGCGCTGCGCAGCGCCTGGGGCACCCTGATCGGCCTGCTCGCCGGGATCGCCGCGAAGGTCGTCCTGCACCTCCTGATCGGCCTGTACGAACTGTGGCGCCTGTGGGACCCTGCCAAGAGCGTGTTCTGA
- a CDS encoding NAD-dependent epimerase/dehydratase family protein — translation MTESPTPRTALLIGASGFLGRHVAAQLRAEGWTVRAASGAALTDAPEATWDSLTRGAQAIVNAAGLTAGTLPDLTRANVLLVARALDAATRADLPLVHLSSAAEYGRTPHGHASREDDPARPLSPYGASKLAGTALIEEAVRAGRVQAAALRLTNPLGAGLGEGTLPGRAAATLRAARAAGQRSVRFGPLGAYRDFVDARDVARAVTHALTALPQGALGGAVNVGSGEARPVRDIVTGLATQLGYDGEVLEDAPGSPRSGDVPWQQASLERLHASGFRLRHTFTDALNALLNPDAHPDPGAVPA, via the coding sequence ATGACCGAATCCCCCACCCCCCGCACCGCCCTCCTGATCGGGGCGAGCGGCTTCCTGGGCCGTCACGTCGCGGCGCAGCTGCGCGCCGAGGGCTGGACCGTCCGTGCGGCGTCCGGCGCGGCGCTGACGGACGCCCCGGAGGCCACCTGGGATAGCCTGACGCGCGGCGCGCAGGCCATCGTGAACGCGGCAGGCCTCACCGCCGGCACACTCCCGGACCTGACCCGCGCGAACGTGCTGCTCGTCGCGCGCGCGCTGGACGCCGCCACGCGCGCCGACCTGCCCCTGGTGCACCTGTCCTCCGCCGCCGAGTATGGCCGCACACCGCACGGGCACGCCAGCCGCGAGGACGACCCCGCCCGGCCCCTCAGCCCCTACGGGGCGAGCAAACTGGCGGGCACCGCCCTGATCGAGGAGGCCGTGCGGGCCGGGCGGGTGCAGGCGGCCGCGCTGCGCCTCACGAACCCACTGGGCGCCGGGCTGGGCGAGGGAACCCTGCCGGGCCGCGCCGCCGCCACCCTGCGCGCCGCGCGGGCCGCCGGGCAGCGCAGCGTGCGCTTCGGGCCGCTGGGCGCGTACCGGGACTTCGTGGATGCCCGCGACGTCGCCCGCGCCGTCACCCACGCCCTGACGGCTCTCCCGCAGGGGGCGCTGGGCGGCGCCGTGAACGTCGGCAGCGGCGAGGCCCGGCCCGTACGCGACATCGTGACCGGCCTCGCCACGCAACTCGGCTACGACGGCGAGGTGCTGGAGGACGCCCCCGGCAGCCCCCGCAGTGGCGACGTGCCGTGGCAGCAGGCCAGCCTGGAACGCCTGCACGCCAGCGGCTTCAGGCTGCGGCACACCTTCACGGACGCCCTGAACGCCCTGCTGAACCCGGACGCCCACCCGGACCCGGGCGCGGTCCCGGCATGA
- a CDS encoding MJ1477/TM1410 family putative glycoside hydrolase → MWPALLLLSACASPPAQAGQNPPGAGAPVTPAPMPLTAARTWGYQLTGYGADRLTRVAASSFDVIVVDTLDDDTRPWPAPEVAQAARAHVLLGYLSVGAAEAYRPYWQPGWRPGTPAWLLSEQPDWPGNYDVAYWDADWQALTLRELDRVIDQGFHGAYLDLIDAYEQHPEWPAARAEMVAWVCRLAAHARARRDGFLIVPQNAAELIRDPRYAACVDALGSEETFVYATNQPTEAVRRDTLLADYALWKAAGKPVFTVDYADQPALTTRTYAQARAQGLIPYVTVREADRLTPGQ, encoded by the coding sequence ATGTGGCCCGCGCTTCTCCTGCTGTCCGCCTGCGCCTCCCCGCCCGCGCAGGCCGGACAGAACCCACCCGGAGCCGGGGCGCCCGTCACGCCCGCGCCCATGCCGCTGACCGCTGCCCGCACCTGGGGCTACCAGCTGACCGGGTACGGCGCCGACCGCCTGACGCGCGTGGCCGCCTCCTCGTTCGACGTGATCGTCGTGGACACCCTGGACGACGACACCCGCCCCTGGCCCGCCCCGGAGGTCGCGCAGGCCGCCCGCGCGCACGTCCTTCTGGGCTACCTGAGCGTCGGGGCCGCCGAGGCGTACCGCCCGTACTGGCAGCCCGGCTGGCGCCCCGGCACCCCCGCCTGGCTGCTGAGCGAACAGCCCGACTGGCCCGGCAACTACGACGTGGCCTACTGGGACGCCGACTGGCAGGCGCTGACGCTGCGGGAACTGGACCGCGTCATCGACCAGGGCTTCCACGGCGCGTACCTGGACCTGATCGACGCCTACGAACAGCACCCGGAATGGCCCGCCGCCCGCGCCGAGATGGTCGCGTGGGTGTGCCGCCTCGCCGCGCATGCCCGCGCTCGCCGCGACGGGTTCCTGATCGTGCCGCAGAACGCCGCCGAACTCATCCGCGACCCCCGCTACGCCGCCTGCGTGGACGCCCTGGGCAGCGAGGAAACCTTCGTCTACGCCACCAACCAGCCCACCGAGGCCGTCCGCCGCGACACGCTGCTTGCCGACTACGCCCTGTGGAAGGCCGCCGGGAAACCCGTGTTCACCGTGGACTACGCCGACCAGCCCGCCCTGACCACCCGCACGTACGCCCAGGCCCGCGCCCAGGGCCTCATCCCCTACGTCACCGTGCGCGAAGCCGACCGCCTCACCCCAGGACAATAA
- a CDS encoding threonine aldolase family protein codes for MTDPARLIADLRSDTVTTPTPAMREAMAQAPVGDDVYGEDPTVNELQAEVARLTGHEAGLFMPSGTMTNQVAIALHTRRGEEVICAEGSHIYEWELGMMATFSGVVPRFVPAPLGVPAPEDVRAAIRRSIHQSPSGLISLENTHNKAGGTVIPLDVLAGIRAVATEEGLPLHLDGARVVNAAVALDVPLRDVTGLFDTVSVCLSKGLGAPVGSVLVGSAAQMRQAHRYRKMMGGGMRQAGVLAAAALVALREGPARLAEDHRRTRELAHALVNAGFDVNLSAVQTNIIYAAVPDAAAHAARWTEQGVLCNALGPDSVRFVLHHQVDDEALAGAIRVLTA; via the coding sequence ATGACTGACCCCGCCCGCCTGATTGCCGATCTGCGTTCCGATACCGTCACGACGCCCACGCCTGCCATGCGCGAGGCGATGGCGCAGGCGCCGGTGGGCGACGACGTGTATGGCGAGGACCCGACCGTGAACGAGTTGCAGGCGGAGGTGGCGCGCCTGACCGGGCACGAGGCGGGGCTGTTCATGCCGTCGGGCACCATGACGAATCAGGTGGCGATCGCGCTGCACACCCGGCGGGGCGAGGAGGTCATCTGCGCGGAGGGCTCGCACATCTACGAGTGGGAACTGGGCATGATGGCGACGTTCAGTGGCGTGGTGCCGCGCTTCGTGCCTGCGCCGCTGGGCGTGCCCGCCCCGGAGGACGTGCGCGCCGCGATCCGCCGCAGCATCCACCAGTCGCCCAGCGGGCTGATCAGCCTGGAGAACACGCACAACAAGGCGGGCGGCACCGTGATCCCGCTGGATGTCCTGGCGGGAATTCGCGCGGTGGCGACCGAGGAGGGGCTGCCGCTGCATCTGGACGGCGCGCGGGTGGTGAACGCGGCGGTGGCGTTGGATGTGCCGCTGCGGGACGTGACGGGCCTGTTCGACACGGTCAGCGTGTGCCTGTCCAAGGGCCTGGGCGCCCCGGTGGGCAGTGTGCTCGTCGGCAGCGCGGCCCAGATGCGGCAGGCGCACCGCTACCGCAAGATGATGGGCGGCGGCATGCGGCAGGCGGGCGTGCTGGCGGCGGCGGCGCTGGTGGCCCTGCGCGAGGGCCCCGCGCGGCTGGCGGAGGATCACCGCCGCACCCGTGAACTGGCCCACGCCCTCGTGAACGCGGGCTTCGACGTGAACCTGAGCGCCGTGCAGACGAACATCATCTACGCCGCCGTGCCGGACGCCGCCGCGCACGCCGCCCGCTGGACCGAGCAGGGCGTCCTGTGCAACGCGCTGGGCCCGGACAGCGTCCGGTTCGTGCTGCACCATCAGGTGGATGACGAGGCGCTGGCCGGTGCGATCCGCGTGCTGACGGCGTAG
- the fni gene encoding type 2 isopentenyl-diphosphate Delta-isomerase, with amino-acid sequence MSTPEPTAIQTRKLRHIEACLRPDSQYARQTTGLEDVVWPYRALPERNLEDVDLRTSFLGRPLAAPVLIGAMTGGAEAAGRINRNLAVAAQRLGIGMMLGSQRVMLERPESAASFQVRNVAPDIPLIGNLGGAQFLLGYGPEQARRAVREVGADALAIHVNPLQEALQPGGDTRWAGLRDRLAEVIPALDFPVILKEVGHGLDAASAALAAPLGFAALDVAGAGGTSWARVEQLVHHGEVRTPDLCDLGVPTAQALRDARLAAPGVPLIASGGIRTGLDAARALCLGAEVVAVARPLLEPALHSADAAEAWLANFIHELRVALFVGGYATLDDLRG; translated from the coding sequence GTGAGTACGCCCGAACCGACTGCCATTCAGACCCGCAAACTGCGGCACATCGAGGCGTGCCTGCGGCCCGACAGTCAGTACGCGCGGCAGACGACCGGACTGGAGGACGTGGTGTGGCCGTACCGGGCGCTGCCCGAGCGCAACCTGGAGGACGTGGACCTGCGCACGTCGTTTCTGGGCCGTCCGCTGGCCGCGCCGGTCCTGATCGGTGCGATGACCGGTGGGGCCGAGGCGGCGGGCCGCATCAACCGCAACCTCGCCGTGGCGGCGCAGCGGCTGGGGATCGGCATGATGCTCGGCTCGCAGCGCGTGATGCTGGAACGCCCGGAGTCGGCCGCGTCCTTTCAGGTGCGGAACGTCGCGCCGGACATTCCCCTGATCGGGAACCTGGGCGGCGCGCAGTTCCTGCTGGGCTACGGCCCGGAGCAGGCGCGGCGCGCGGTGCGGGAGGTCGGGGCGGACGCGCTGGCCATTCACGTCAATCCACTGCAGGAGGCGCTGCAACCGGGCGGGGATACCCGCTGGGCGGGCCTGCGCGACCGACTGGCGGAGGTGATCCCGGCGCTGGACTTCCCGGTGATCCTCAAGGAGGTCGGGCACGGGCTGGACGCCGCGTCAGCGGCGCTGGCAGCCCCGCTGGGGTTCGCGGCGCTGGACGTGGCGGGCGCGGGCGGCACGAGCTGGGCGCGGGTGGAGCAGCTCGTGCATCACGGGGAGGTCCGCACGCCGGACCTGTGCGACCTGGGTGTGCCGACCGCGCAGGCGCTGCGGGACGCGCGACTGGCCGCGCCGGGTGTGCCGCTGATCGCGTCGGGCGGCATCCGTACCGGCCTGGACGCCGCGCGCGCCCTGTGCCTGGGTGCCGAGGTGGTCGCGGTGGCCCGCCCGCTGCTGGAGCCCGCGCTGCACAGCGCCGACGCCGCCGAGGCGTGGCTGGCGAACTTCATCCACGAGCTGCGGGTGGCGCTGTTCGTGGGCGGGTACGCGACCCTGGACGACCTGCGCGGCTGA
- a CDS encoding YkvA family protein: protein MTDPARAGLWARLRAFARHLKAELLALSLAARDPRTPWYARAWALLVLAYALSPIDLIPDFIPVLGQLDDLLLVPAGLWVALRLIPPEVLADARREAAAHPQKLARSAVGAALIVLVYVALVVLAWAWWRARNG from the coding sequence ATGACCGACCCGGCCCGTGCTGGCCTGTGGGCGCGGCTGCGGGCGTTCGCGCGGCACCTGAAGGCGGAACTGCTCGCCCTGAGCCTCGCGGCGCGCGACCCGCGCACGCCCTGGTACGCGCGGGCGTGGGCGCTGCTGGTCCTCGCGTACGCGCTGAGCCCCATCGACCTGATCCCGGACTTCATCCCGGTGCTGGGGCAGCTGGACGACCTGCTGCTCGTCCCGGCGGGGTTGTGGGTGGCGCTGCGATTGATTCCGCCAGAGGTGCTCGCGGACGCGCGGCGCGAGGCGGCGGCACACCCGCAGAAACTGGCCCGCAGCGCGGTGGGCGCGGCGCTGATCGTGCTGGTGTACGTCGCGCTGGTCGTGCTGGCGTGGGCGTGGTGGCGCGCCCGCAACGGCTGA
- a CDS encoding CPBP family intramembrane glutamic endopeptidase, translated as MTVPEPVAPSVPPVPPAVPAGVRAVSGNRAALTLLLVQNVVSALLMGVGAPLGLALLGAFAVVVLVAFTAFRDTMNALLRDSRWRTPPAWGVALAAFALAFLASRAFVLAFVTLVPSSANAVPQFLSQGADVWVLLLAAGLLIPFAEEVAFRGLLMRGHERAAGFTVAAVTSTLVFSLAHGVPASIVGIIPLAYVLARVVQHTGSLWNGVIVHALNNTLAVGLGTLLAGRLPSDPERATELLKNEALRLPLAGGAALFGTVVLVVLHLWLTPKADPQERSAPGPWLSGAFVIMLLFGLSAGALTLPGVAQWLTDLRGALR; from the coding sequence ATGACCGTTCCAGAGCCTGTCGCGCCCAGTGTGCCGCCCGTTCCACCTGCTGTGCCCGCCGGGGTGCGGGCGGTCAGCGGGAACCGGGCGGCGCTGACGCTGCTGCTGGTGCAGAACGTGGTATCGGCGCTGCTGATGGGCGTGGGGGCGCCGCTGGGGCTGGCGCTGCTGGGGGCGTTCGCGGTGGTGGTGCTCGTGGCGTTCACGGCGTTCCGGGACACGATGAATGCGCTGCTGCGGGATTCGCGCTGGCGGACGCCGCCCGCATGGGGCGTGGCGCTGGCGGCGTTCGCGCTGGCGTTCCTGGCGTCGCGGGCGTTCGTGCTGGCGTTCGTGACGCTGGTGCCGTCGTCCGCGAACGCGGTGCCGCAGTTCCTGAGTCAGGGGGCGGACGTGTGGGTGCTGCTGCTCGCGGCGGGCCTCCTGATCCCCTTCGCGGAGGAGGTCGCATTCCGGGGCCTGCTGATGCGCGGGCACGAGCGGGCGGCGGGGTTCACGGTGGCGGCGGTCACGAGCACGCTGGTGTTCTCGCTGGCGCACGGGGTGCCCGCCAGCATCGTGGGGATCATTCCGCTCGCGTACGTGCTGGCGAGGGTGGTGCAGCACACGGGCAGCCTGTGGAACGGCGTGATCGTGCACGCGCTGAACAACACCCTCGCGGTGGGACTGGGCACGCTGCTCGCCGGGCGCCTCCCGTCCGACCCGGAGCGGGCGACCGAACTGCTGAAGAACGAGGCGCTGCGCCTGCCGCTGGCCGGGGGTGCGGCGCTGTTCGGGACGGTGGTGCTCGTCGTGCTGCACCTGTGGCTGACCCCGAAGGCGGACCCGCAGGAGCGCAGCGCGCCCGGCCCCTGGCTGAGCGGCGCGTTCGTGATCATGCTGCTGTTCGGCCTGAGTGCGGGGGCGCTGACCCTGCCAGGCGTGGCGCAGTGGCTCACGGACCTGCGCGGCGCGCTGCGATGA